The Naumovozyma dairenensis CBS 421 chromosome 2, complete genome genome segment GTAAGTAGAAATGAGAATTCGTCTTTATACAAAATACACAAGGTTTTTATACACGTCATATAGCGTCACATAGTGTTCTTATATCTCATCGGAAGATCAGTATAATCAGAGCTTAAAAGGGGATGGGCGGCTAAAAAGGGAGAACGCAGATAAAAATATGTGAGCTCCCTCTTTTAgtcaaacaaaaaaatagtatTCATTCAGTACGTAGCCTCCTCTGTAAATTGAAACAACAACCGGTGGTTCTAGATCCGAACCCCCCAGCTTAAACTTTTTTCGTTCAGTGTAAACAACACGCTCTACAGTGATGAGTTTCGAATCAATGGCAGCTTGAATTCATGGTTACGAAGGGTAACAAAGGCAtttccaattgaaaatgttttCGTTATAAAGGgcaaaaataatattaagagCAATATGTCTTTGATGGAAGGAACGTTTCTTAATATCTAACTtagtttatattatattttataaaaaagTAATTCAACCAGATTAAAACCTATGTGTGTGGAAGTTTGTTATGTCCgtagaaaataataccgCACAATCAGCGTCACTtaactatatatatgtttatatttGCAATATATATTACCAAATTGAAGTATATCTACAACTCTAAGCCCTCAATTATCACCATTAACTCTCGTAcaatatcttcttttgGCTTGACAAAATTTTTGACATTCAGTTTTTTAAAGGCCATAAAAAGtacattattttatttgaataaacgatttttcaataacatTTTACCGGATGATTTAACGGTTACTGACGGTGATACCGTTTCGATGTGCACTAAAAAGCAGCTGGAAATTATACTTTACGTACATGAGCAGTATAAAAAAacttatttaaaaaaaacGCCTTTGCAAGAATCTTAATTGAAGTTTCTATTCCAGATGGGGAGCTTGGAGGATTCATGAAAAAATTCCTAGATAACAACGACCGCATAATGCACCACCGTGACAGATTTACCACCGCTCCAAAGCAGCAGAAAGAGAGTAGGCCAGCCTTTCGAGATAGCAGTATCATTGTAAGTGATGATGGAACGTTACTCATGAGGATAATATTAGATTTGGACTAAATAATTCATGTAATGTACCGGATTCACCTCCCCATATTGGTGTATTCGAAAAAATTGAACCTGAACTCCAAACTAATACAACTGATGAAACTCCAGAAAAGCGATCCACTAGATTGATGTTAAACGAAGAATGCGAGAGACTGCTTGAGAAAGGGAATCCATACCCAGAAGATTACAAAAAACTTGCTACTGTTCTTCCAACCTTGCTCCCTGCAAACGAGAAAAGGTACTTTTATGATCTAATCCCTAAAATAATCACTAGTAAACATTGTGCTGATGGCACGAACTCTTCATTAAAGTATGAGTTCCAAAGAGTCGCAAACTATGATGAAAAGTGTAAGAAGAAGGCAAAGAGGTATCAGTTCAATGAAAACTGTAGATATATCTCACAAGATGTAATGATAAAAACCGGCAAACGGAAGATGTTAATGAGTAATGCAAAAGTGACGCATGCTTCTGGAGAGATTGCCCAGGATGTCTTAGGAAATTCAAGCTGCACTATGGTATTAGAAGTAGAACCCACTGAATGGGCAGTTAATTCCTGAGCGAGCTTTGAGGGAAAGATCCTAGACCCATTAGAAAGTATCGATGTGACAACCACTTCTAGAAAGATTTGTCACCCATTTGGAACCCTCGTATAGTATCTTAGCTGATGCAGCTGACAGTGACATCTATAAGACATACAGGGGTTACCCcacttctttttttctgCCAATCAAATTCAACTCAATTTCAGTATATCTAcattaacaataatagAAGACAGAGTTTATTCACCTTTTTATGTTTTATACATCCACAGGCTTGCTTTCCAGTTGGCCCTGAATTCTATCTGaatcttgaattttttgaatgCAGAAAAGTCTTCGCGCTCCATCCACTTTTGGTGTAAAACGGGCCAAAAAACGGGCCAACATCATTTTTCCCTCTAAAACAGGACCCttggaaatattttccatGGGAAACAAAGTAGAAACATTTACGAAATCCGAGAATTTTGTATGGGATCTCATATTCGTGAACAAATAATACTTGAAATATAACGGATCATTTTAACAAACGGGAAACATATAGGAAATTAGGCCAGAACCTTTAAAATTTGCCACACAGCCTTACGATGCAATAGATATTTCAAAACCCTTCAACATTCATCAATCAAATGAGGTTAGTGAAGAGTAATCAATCGAGGCAGTCGATACCATAAGTTACCATATCCTTACACTGCAAGGGATCTTAAAACTCTATCCGATCATGTCTACCATACAAGATGTAGAAAGTGCTGCTATCACACCTATGCtagaagaattaaataCAGCCCTTGAATCTGCAATAATACCGGgtgatataaataaattaatagaGAGATGTTCTTTAAATCTAAGCACATCGATAATCCTTAAAGGTGACTCCAAACGTTTATTAGCgaatataaaaagaatgTTATTATCAGACGAAtcagaaaatattttagatTATGAACTGCTACTGGAATTGTTACAAAGTTTGATTGACGTTTCTTCATTTGATGATGTTTTGGAAGTATTTTCGACTAATGATCTCCTAGATGCTTTGAACTCTGGAATAACGTCCATAGTGAGAGCTGCGTGTAAGATCATCTCTAAGTCGTATCCGAAGGGAATATTTGcatcttcattaattattgatatcgttttggaaatatttttcaatttagatACTGagatatcaataattaatgatattgagACACTGTTTAAGAACTTATCATCGGATGAATTGATTAGAAGAAGGATACTCGTTAATAATCATccattattaaagaaaattaaaaggGATTTTGAACCAAAATCATTCACAAGATTGATAGAGTTATTGAAAATCGAGTATGAGTTCATTACACCTtctgaatttgatgaaagtttatttgtaataaccattaatgaaataagGAAATCAATAGAAAAGgacatatttatttttattagcATTACAAATTACTATACATCATTGGTAGCAAATATCGACGCCATTGGCATACATGGAACCAATCATATGTGGGTAATAAGCTCGATAGAATCAACAGTATATTTCTATGGTGATTTGTTTGCCAATTTAGAAACATATTTTGAGGTTAAGAATTTTGGATTATCGTATATGTTTGAATTATTCCGCCAATGTTCGTACCAAAAGAATGGGGAGTTGTTTCATACTATAGATAAAGCATATGTTAAATTATCTCATGATACTCCTTATATATTGGAATTTATGGCATTCGTCAACccaaaatatttgtttaaatttcatcaaacTTTAGTGCACGATTTTGCATTAGTAACTCCTTCTAGATTAGGGATcttaagaaatattatgGCAGATCCAGACTGTTTCCTGCTAATAGAACCCAAAATTACTTCAGGCAACATACTGGCACTCCCATATATGGAACAAATGGTTTTACTGGAAAAAATGACGCAGTTTAAATATGGTGTCGAatatttgattcaatttttaCCGCAGGTCATGGCCAATTTAACTCAAAACTTAAATGGTGAGGTTACTGAACCTGAAACTGTTGAACTGAGGAGGGAGGCCGTAGAGCATTTGTTACAATTTGGTGAACCAGTTTTAAATGTTTGGTATAATCCTTtaagaaaattatatgGTAGAATAGTTAATGGTGATAACTATGAAAAGAAAGTAGAACCAAAATTGGCAAGTGCATATTTATAATCTATAGTTTTTTACATACTTCCTACGGTAATGTATAGTCTAAAGTTTCAATAATTAGAAtgctttttatttttcaatatgcATCAATCTGTCAATGTGGTATCCCAACCAAtctctttatataaatattttacaaCACCCCAGTCATCCATCCCCTCGCTCGATCTTTCATTATATACTACTAATCCATGTTGttccaataaatttgataacTTCTCTCTTTCTAGAGCATATTTTGCCCTTAGAGGTATCTCCAAATGACATCTTCCATTTATAGCTAAAAACTTACAAATCATATTAACAACCCATTCGGGATGATTTGGTGAATAGATAGGATCAGCAATCAAAATAGTATCAAATTTCTCATCAgaatatttcttgataaaatCTTCAGGATTTGTCCAATCTAAAACATCAGCTACTACAAAATCATCAAgatcattattttgaacATTTTTCCTCAAATTAGTTACAATATCAGGCAAATCTGTGACAAACATTTCAATACTTTCATTACCATACAATTGTCTCCATTTACATGCCCATGCTATTCCAACAAGTCCGGTACCTGCGCCTAATTCCAGTACACGCCTTATAGATTTAgattttttgttgtttttattCGTTTCTAAATCATTGACTAGTTCTTGTGATAATATTAAGGATGATCCCCAAGTTTTCCATCCTAAATTATCAGCAGTCAATGAAGGTTCATAAAGCTGAATGACATGAActaaattttgaagattaAAATCTCTGGTCATAGATGGTTGAGCTGATCTACCACAATTTTCAGAAATTCTTAAACTTAGTTCTTTAACAATTTGATCATTTATGTAATCCTCATTACaattatcatattttttcagtAAGGaagtataataatttaataataattctttctgACCATAACTTCTTAATCTAGGTATCCTGGTGCATATTTTTAACTCGGTGTTTAGCCTGCTATTAGGCCAAAGATCAGTATACCAGGTCAGTAATGAACTGAGCAATTCAGAAGAAAtctctttttctttacaaATAATTTCGACTGATTTGGAATTTGTGGAATCGTCATAGTCATCATTTGACGTATTGAAATTAACCTGCTTATCTGGttttaacaataataagaCGCACAAAGAAGCTTGGGGTGTGGCGTACGTCGCAGGCGGAAGATCcaatatatcaataatggaatcttcttcttcttcgtcttcgTCTTCCTCCTGGGCTTTAATTCCATCTATTCTGTTATCATTGACAGCAGTAATAACTACGACAGGATCGTCCTGATGCAATTTCGTGAAGATGGTCGTTGCTTCAGTGATTTTTTCTAATTGGACCTGTTCATCGGG includes the following:
- the HSM3 gene encoding Hsm3p (similar to Saccharomyces cerevisiae HSM3 (YBR272C); ancestral locus Anc_1.333), which codes for MSTIQDVESAAITPMLEELNTALESAIIPGDINKLIERCSLNLSTSIILKGDSKRLLANIKRMLLSDESENILDYELLLELLQSLIDVSSFDDVLEVFSTNDLLDALNSGITSIVRAACKIISKSYPKGIFASSLIIDIVLEIFFNLDTEISIINDIETLFKNLSSDELIRRRILVNNHPLLKKIKRDFEPKSFTRLIELLKIEYEFITPSEFDESLFVITINEIRKSIEKDIFIFISITNYYTSLVANIDAIGIHGTNHMWVISSIESTVYFYGDLFANLETYFEVKNFGLSYMFELFRQCSYQKNGELFHTIDKAYVKLSHDTPYILEFMAFVNPKYLFKFHQTLVHDFALVTPSRLGILRNIMADPDCFLLIEPKITSGNILALPYMEQMVLLEKMTQFKYGVEYLIQFLPQVMANLTQNLNGEVTEPETVELRREAVEHLLQFGEPVLNVWYNPLRKLYGRIVNGDNYEKKVEPKLASAYL
- the EFM2 gene encoding S-adenosylmethionine-dependent methyltransferase (similar to Saccharomyces cerevisiae YBR271W; ancestral locus Anc_1.325); translated protein: MFDPLDLYSPDEQVQLEKITEATTIFTKLHQDDPVVVITAVNDNRIDGIKAQEEDEDEEEEDSIIDILDLPPATYATPQASLCVLLLLKPDKQVNFNTSNDDYDDSTNSKSVEIICKEKEISSELLSSLLTWYTDLWPNSRLNTELKICTRIPRLRSYGQKELLLNYYTSLLKKYDNCNEDYINDQIVKELSLRISENCGRSAQPSMTRDFNLQNLVHVIQLYEPSLTADNLGWKTWGSSLILSQELVNDLETNKNNKKSKSIRRVLELGAGTGLVGIAWACKWRQLYGNESIEMFVTDLPDIVTNLRKNVQNNDLDDFVVADVLDWTNPEDFIKKYSDEKFDTILIADPIYSPNHPEWVVNMICKFLAINGRCHLEIPLRAKYALEREKLSNLLEQHGLVVYNERSSEGMDDWGVVKYLYKEIGWDTTLTD